From Marmota flaviventris isolate mMarFla1 chromosome X, mMarFla1.hap1, whole genome shotgun sequence, the proteins below share one genomic window:
- the LOC139703270 gene encoding uncharacterized protein → MHPEVTLLQYVDDLLLAADTKENCESGTQALLSELAQLGYRASAKKAQICQQEVIFLGYSLRGSKRWLTEPRKQTVVQIPPPSNRGQLREFLGTAGFCRLWIPGFASLAVPLYPLLKRDAQFQWTSEHQQAFDNNKRALLSAPALALQDVEKPFTLYIEEKKGIARGVLTQTLGPWKRPIAYLSKKLDPVAGGWPHCLKAIAAVALLIKDADKLTKGQKLTIIAPHALESIIRQPPDRWLSNSRITHYQSLLLDKDRIMLGSPVPLNPATLLPEQSSGPVTHDCQHILAEETSIRRDLKDQPLPHPEVIWFTDGSSFLQDSKWRAGTAIVSRTKVIWSSSLPEGTSAQKAELIALTKALELAAVKKATIYTDSSYAFATAHIHGAIYQQRGLLTSVGKEIKNRDEILRLLSAVQSPRELAIVHCPGHQKGNDPVAVRNRRADEEAKLAALNRVTMLTLSTLGEHKSGDLTTSEHPDNLTSKDTDTELLDFTEPSLQFQKALHYVKNVHQLTLLGSKKLQAFLKDQEQSFPLPDSQRKEIAERVTKACRVCQLVNAYPSKLLAGKCL, encoded by the coding sequence ATGCACCCCGAAGTCACCCTGCTTCAATATGTGGATGACCTGCTACTGGCAGCTGACaccaaggaaaactgtgagtCTGGAACCCAAGCACTATTATCCGAGCTTGCTCAACTCGGGTATAGAGCTTCTgccaaaaaggcccaaatttgccagcaagaagtaatcttcctggGCTATTCCCTTAGGGGCAGTAAACGATggctcactgagcccagaaaacaaacTGTTGTGCAGATACCACCCCCATCTAACAGAGGGCAACTCAGAGAGTTTCTTGGGACTGCTGGATTTTGCAGGTTATGGATACCTGGGTTTGCATCCTTAGCTGTTCCTTTATACCCGCTGTTAAAGAGAGATGCCCAATTCCAATGGACCTCTGAGCACCAGCAAGCTTTTGATAACAACAAAAGGGCGCTGCTGTCTGCTCCGGCCTTAGCACTCCAGGATGTAGAAAAACCCTTTACTCTCTacattgaggaaaagaaaggaatagcacGAGGAGTGCTCACTCAGACTCTAGGACCCTGGAAAAGACCTATAGCCTACTTGTCTAAAAAGCTGGACCCAGTGGCTGGTGGATGGCCCCATTGCCTAAAAGCTATAGCAGCGGTGGCCCTACTAATCAAGGATGCTGATAAGTTAACGAAGGGGCAGAAACTAACCATTATAGCCCCCCATGCTCTAGAGAGCATCATCCGCCAGCCACCAGACAGATGGTTATCAAACTCTAGAATAACACACTATCAGAGCCTGTTGCTTGACAAGGACAGAATAATGCTGGGATCCCCCGTCCCACTTAACCCTGCTACACTACTACCTGAACAATCATCAGGACCCGTCACTCATGACTGTCAACATATACTGGCAGAAGAAACCAGTATACGACGGGATTTAAAGGATcagccactgccccaccctgAGGTCATATGGTTCACTGATGGCAGCAGCTTCCTGCAGGACAGTAAGTGGCGGGCTGGGACAGCAATAGTTAGCAGAACTAAAGTCATCTGGTCCTCTAGCCTCCCAGAGGGAACATCAGCTCAAAAAGCAGAGCTGATCGCCCTCACGAAGGCATTAGAGCTAGCGGCAGTCAAAAAGGCCACCATATACACAGATAGCAGCTATGCCTTCGCTACCGCTCATATACATGGGGCTATCTACCAGCAAAGGGGACTATTAACCTCGgtgggaaaggaaataaaaaacagagatgagATCCTCCGCCTACTCTCAGCAGTGCAAAGCCCTAGGGAACTAGCTATAGTGCACTGTCCAGGACACCAGAAAGGAAACGATCCCGTAGCGGTCAGGAACAGGAGGGCAGATGAAGAGGCTAAATTGGCAGCCCTAAACAGAGTAACCATGTTAACACTTTCCACACTGGGGGAACATAAGTCAGGAGATTTAACTACGTCGGAGCACCCCGACAACTTAACATCTAAGGACACTGACACTGAACTCCTCGATTtcactgagcccagcctgcaatttcagaaagccctacactacgttaaaaatgtacatcaactCACTCTCCTTGGTTCAAAGAAACTGCAGGCATTCCTGAAGGATCAAGAACAAAGTTTTCCACTACCCGACTCACAGCGAAAGGAAATAGCTGAACGGGTAACAAAAGCCTGTCGGGTCTGTCAATTGGTTAATGCTTACCCTTCCAAGCTTCTTGCAGGAAAGTGCCTATGA